In a genomic window of Magnolia sinica isolate HGM2019 chromosome 14, MsV1, whole genome shotgun sequence:
- the LOC131226022 gene encoding uncharacterized protein LOC131226022, with translation MGNYSSCHFKAHKPTAKFVDSDGNLQRLEIPVKAAELMLESPGHVICQAEEIRRTRRVSAMRADEELEAGKIYLLFPVGRANCKASDAEMARIDATCRRMRKGKSRGCKKVFPDAEQARDSSLECHVSDDSRESDTGFPGHQLSNYRPWTPVLETIDEGI, from the coding sequence ATGGGAAATTACTCTTCCTGCCATTTCAAGGCCCATAAGCCCACAGCGAAATTCGTCGACTCTGATGGGAATCTCCAGCGGTTAGAGATTCCAGTGAAAGCTGCGGAGCTCATGTTAGAATCGCCTGGTCACGTGATCTGTCAGGCCGAGGAGATAAGGCGCACGCGCCGAGTCTCGGCGATGAGAGCCGACGAGGAATTGGAGGCTGGGAAGATTTACCTGCTTTTCCCGGTTGGGAGAGCGAATTGCAAGGCTTCGGATGCAGAGATGGCTAGGATCGATGCCACGTGTCGCCGGATGAGAAAAGGGAAGAGCAGGGGATGTAAGAAGGTGTTCCCGGATGCAGAGCAAGCGAGAGATAGCTCGCTTGAGTGCCACGTGTCAGATGATAGTCGAGAGAGTGATACCGGCTTTCCCGGTCATCAGCTGAGTAATTACCGACCGTGGACTCCCGTGCTCGAGACCATCGATGAAGGAATTTGA
- the LOC131225403 gene encoding uncharacterized protein LOC131225403, translating into MGNYISRRTCAIAGKVILTDGSVHKFDEPLSVAELMLDHPQQFVIEFQSIVAGHRPAPLPADQMLEIDKVYLMLPMKRGKAAAFSVDETRRIMDWARFALGSRSFSTTGRILTLLAAVCPMARGKGEETMLRRKDGLVEKEEEGEGPEFLPENLDGRPEFSSRQLSGKGWKPALDTIKEKGIEKKVSHWLFHVG; encoded by the coding sequence atgggcaACTACATTTCACGGCGTACATGCGCGATTGCCGGAAAAGTCATACTCACCGACGGCTCGGTCCACAAGTTCGACGAACCGCTATCGGTGGCGGAGCTAATGCTCGACCACCCACAGCAATTCGTTATCGAATTCCAGTCCATCGTCGCCGGACACAGGCCGGCCCCACTGCCGGCCGACCAGATGCTGGAGATAGACAAGGTCTACTTGATGCTTCCAATGAAGAGAGGGAAGGCGGCGGCATTCTCGGTCGATGAGACACGTCGGATCATGGACTGGGCTAGATTTGCATTGGGTTCCCGGTCATTTTCGACTACTGGCCGGATTCTTACACTTCTCGCGGCAGTATGTCCGATGGCCCGTGGGAAAGGAGAGGAGACTATGTTAAGGAGAAAAGATGGTTTGGTGGAGAAAGAGGAGGAGGGCGAGGGGCCGGAATTTCTGCCGGAGAATTTGGACGGGAGGCCGGAGTTTTCAAGTAGGCAGCTTTCAGGGAAAGGGTGGAAGCCGGCTTTAGATACAATTAAGGAGAAGGGAATTGAGAAGAAGGTTTCTCATTGGCTTTTTCATGTAGGTTAA